One genomic segment of Hevea brasiliensis isolate MT/VB/25A 57/8 chromosome 3, ASM3005281v1, whole genome shotgun sequence includes these proteins:
- the LOC110668388 gene encoding 40S ribosomal protein S5-like, whose amino-acid sequence MAATLAATPVTGEPTQPYNEVKLFNRWTFEEVQVNDISLSDYIGVQPAKHATYVPHTAGRYSVKRFRKAQCPIVERLTNSLMMHGRNNGKKLMAVRIVKHAMEIIHLLTDQNPIQVIVDAVINSGPREDATRIGSAGVVRRQAVDISPLRRVNQAIYLLTTGAREAAFRNIKTIAECLADELINAAKGSSNSYAIKKKDEIERVAKANR is encoded by the exons ATGGCGGCAACCTTGGCAGCGACGCCAGTGACGGGAGAACCTACTCAGCCTTACAACGAGGTTAAACTCTTCAACCGATGGACCTTTGAGGAAGTTCAG GTTAATGATATTTCCTTGAGTGATTACATTGGAGTCCAACCAGCCAAGCATGCAACCTATGTTCCGCACACTGCTGGGAGGTACTCAGTCAAGCGTTTCAGGAAGGCCCAGTGCCCAATTGTAGAGAGGCTTACAAACTCATTGATGATGCACGGCAGAAACAATGGGAAAAAATTGATGGCAGTTAGGATTGTGAAGCATGCTATGGAAATCATTCATCTCCTAACTGATCAAAACCCAATCCAAGTTATCGTGGATGCCGTGATTAACAG TGGGCCCCGGGAAGATGCCACTCGAATTGGTTCTGCTGGTGTTGTCAGGCGTCAGGCTGTGGATATCTCTCCTCTGAGGCGTGTTAACCAGGCCATCTACCTCCTTACCACTGGTGCTCGTGAAGCTGCTTTCAGAAACATCAAGACTATTGCAGAATGTTTGGCAGACGAGCTCATCAATGCTGCAAAGGGCTCTTCCAACAG TTATGCTATCAAGAAAAAGGATGAGATTGAAAGAGTTGCTAAGGCCAACCGATGA